In a genomic window of Corynebacterium choanae:
- a CDS encoding heavy-metal-associated domain-containing protein → MSLVFDVPAMTCQHCVDSITSEVSAVDGVTGVQVDLDTKKVTVDGDGLSTEPIVAAIDEAGFDATVAS, encoded by the coding sequence ATGAGTCTTGTATTTGATGTACCAGCTATGACCTGCCAACACTGTGTGGATTCAATCACCAGCGAAGTGAGCGCTGTCGATGGTGTGACCGGTGTGCAGGTTGATCTTGACACGAAGAAGGTCACCGTTGATGGTGACGGCCTGTCCACTGAACCGATTGTGGCAGCTATCGACGAAGCAGGATTTGACGCCACCGTCGCCTCCTAA